AAACCTTTATTCGAGGTGAGCACGGTGGACGCGTGCTCGTAGCGGCGCGACATCAGCTGAAAGAAGAGCATCGCGCCCGTACGCGAGATCGGCAGGTAGCCGATCTCGTCGACGACCAGGAGCGCCGGGTGCGTGAGCACTTTGAGCCGCGCCTGCAGGCGACCAGCGGCCTGCGCCTCTTCGAGCGACACGATGAGGTCCGCCAGCGTGCCGTAGTAGACGCGCCGCCCGCTCTGGGCCGCCGCGATCGCCAGACTGATCGCCAGATGCGTTTTGCCGACGCCCGGCGGCCCGAGGAAAATGACATTCTCGCGGCGCTCGACGAAGCCGAGCTCGTGGAGGCTCTCCATCTGCTCCCGGCGCAAGGACGGCTGGAAGGTGAAATCAAACTCGTGAAGCTGTTTCACGACTGGCAGTCGGCTGGACCGCATGGCGGCCTGGAGCCGTCGGTTATTGCGCAGCTGGATTTGCGCGGCGAGCAACTGCTCAATGGCTTCGGGCGCGGTCAGCGTGCCGCCATCGACACCGTGGAGAATCGCGTCGAGGGCTTCGAGCCCACCGGGCATCCGCAGATCGGCGAGCATGTGCCGCAGGCGATCGCGACGCGAGAGCGCGGCGGCCTTCATGCGGCCCCTCCCG
This window of the Gemmatimonadaceae bacterium genome carries:
- the istB gene encoding IS21-like element helper ATPase IstB, producing MKAAALSRRDRLRHMLADLRMPGGLEALDAILHGVDGGTLTAPEAIEQLLAAQIQLRNNRRLQAAMRSSRLPVVKQLHEFDFTFQPSLRREQMESLHELGFVERRENVIFLGPPGVGKTHLAISLAIAAAQSGRRVYYGTLADLIVSLEEAQAAGRLQARLKVLTHPALLVVDEIGYLPISRTGAMLFFQLMSRRYEHASTVLTSNKGFEEWGEIFGDDVMAAALIDRLVHHCHLVTIRGNSYRMRQHTELWHTLQAAHEPESSGRRGRRTPARQEVTTT